The sequence CGAAGCGCTGGCCTTGAGCGCTGGCCTTGGACGCTGGACTTGGACGTCGCGCGCCTCGCGCGTCGTTTCTCCCTTTGGTGCCTTGTTCCTTGTCGCGAATAGGAGCACGCGCTCACGCCCTTGTAATCGCGATCTTGGTAGTAGGCGGAAGCGGTCTAAGTCATTGATTTTACTTACGGCGATGCAGCAATCCGCTTCCGACAGGCCGCGCCGGCTGGGTGTTGCGGCTCCAACACTCCAGTCCGTCATTCCGGGGCCCGAGCGAAGCGAGGGAGCCCGGAATCCATCGGGCCGCAGAGTCCGCGGGGAAACGGATTCCGGGTTCGCGCCAAGAGGCGCGCCCCGGAATGACATCGAGTGAATGGTCAGAAAAGCAGCTCTAGTACTTCCTGGCGATTGATCGCAGCCGGGCGTCCCCCTAGTCGAGCCGTACAACCAACGGTCAAAAGGGGTGGAAGCGATGCAGATGAACGACAGTCAGCGGATTCCGGCGTCGAAGGCCACGGTGTGGGCCGCGCTCAACGATCCCGATATTCTCAGGCGCTGCATTCCCGGCTGCCAATCGCTCGAGATGGCATCGCCGACGGAGATGACGGCGACCGTGGTGCTGAAGGTCGGCCCGGTGAAGGCGACGTTCAGCGGCAAGGTGACGCTGACCGATATCGATGCGCCCAACGGCTACCGCATCGTCGGCGAAGGCGCCGGCGGCGTCGCGGGCTTCGCCAAGGGCGGCGCGAAGGTCAGGCTGGAAGAAGAATCGCTTGACGTCACCATCCTGCATTACGAGGCCGACGCACAGATCGGCGGCAAGCTCGCGCAGCTCGGCTCACGGCTGATCGACTCGACGTCGCGCAAACTTGCCGCGAACTTCTTCGAAAGTTTCGCAGGTCTGGTAGCGCCATCATCGTGACCGATGCACGCGTAGCCTGATGCAAGCCATCGGATTGCGGCGCGATGTTGCCGTAATCCGACGACGCATTTCGAGCTGAAAAATAAGGGCAAGACGCAAGTCGGGGCAACGAGATGAGCGGCGAAAACCGCCGATGATCTGCACTACTACCTTCCGCCTATACTAAGCGCGAAAAGGCGATGCTGTAATTTCGAACGATGGCTCGCAGACGAACTGCGCATCACGAGCGCAGCGCGCTCAGGCGCCCAACGAGGCGTGCACAACAACATCGCGGAGGGAATACATGACCTTTGGAACGAAGGGCTTCTTGGCCGGCATCTCGATGATTGCGATGCTGGCCGCCACCACAACCGGCGCTCGCGCCAACGAGACCGTGCTCAAGGCGCAATCCGATTCGAACCAGTGGGCCGTCGCCGGCCACGACTACGGCAACACGCGCTTCAGCCCGCTCAAGCAGATCAACACCGAGAACGCCGGCAAGCTGACGCTCGCCTATTCCTTCTCGCTGGCGTCGCTGCGTTCGAACGAATCCTCGCCGATCGTCATCGGCAACACGCTCTACGTTTCGAGCTCCTGGGGCCCGAAATACGTCTACGCGCTCGATGCGGCCACCGGCGCGCGCAAATGGACCTGGGAGCCCGACATTCCCGAGGACGTGCTGCAATACGCCTGCTGCGACGTGAACAATCGCGGCGTCACCTATGCCGATGGCAAGATCTTCGTCGGCCGTCTCGACGGCAAGCTGACGGCGCTCGATGCCGCGACCGGCAAGGCGCTGTGGACGACGAAGGTGGTCGACTACAAGCAGGGGTCGGTCATCACCTCGCCGCCGCTCGTCGTGCGCGACAAGGTCATCACCGGTTTCGGTGGCGGCGAATACGGCGTGCGCGGCTCGCTGCAGGCCTTCGATATCAACACCGGCAAGCAGGTGTGGCAGACCTACACCGTTCCTTCGCCGGACGAGCCCGGTGGCGACACCTGGAAGGGCGACTCCGCCCAGCATGGCGGCGGCGCGGCCTGGCTGGTCGGCTCCTACGATCCGAAGAGCGACACGGTCTATTGGGGCACCAGCAATCCCGGTCCGTGGAACACCGCGGTGC is a genomic window of Bradyrhizobium sp. CB1717 containing:
- a CDS encoding carbon monoxide dehydrogenase subunit G, whose amino-acid sequence is MQMNDSQRIPASKATVWAALNDPDILRRCIPGCQSLEMASPTEMTATVVLKVGPVKATFSGKVTLTDIDAPNGYRIVGEGAGGVAGFAKGGAKVRLEEESLDVTILHYEADAQIGGKLAQLGSRLIDSTSRKLAANFFESFAGLVAPSS